The Tripterygium wilfordii isolate XIE 37 chromosome 17, ASM1340144v1, whole genome shotgun sequence genome has a window encoding:
- the LOC119981916 gene encoding seed lectin alpha chain-like → MKQKFAMNYLGLMNYFLRIEVDQKQGHVFICQQRRSKHIAIKSDALTEAAHKKIVATDFCSSEDQHCFTKGLLKYKFVDMRARLGVAQALCKIVSEISTIRIIRILTSSYSTESADGLTFIMAPNSNPSPADSFGSYLGIMDPAQDGRVADQLAVEFDTYKNTFDLDGNHVSIDTKSVLHPIYVRSLNETGIDLKSGKDIKVSIILDGRANSITMYVGYASELRRELFLDVPIDIPHTLPSFIYVGFTASTGYLTESHQILSWSLSSYPIPKK, encoded by the exons ATGAAGCAGAAATTTGCGATGAATTATTTGGGGTTAATGAATTATTTCTTGAGGATTGAAGTAGATCAAAAACAAGGACATGTTTTCATTTGTCAGCAAAG GCGAAGCAAACATATTGCTATCAAATCTGATGCTCTAACGGAAGCTGCTCACAAGAAAATTGTTGCTACTGATTTCTGTTCAAGTGAAGATCAACATTGTTTCACCAAAGGTCTGCTGAAGTATAAGTTTGTTGATATGCGAGCTAGACTCGGA GTGGCTCAAGCCTTGTGCAAGATTGTGAGTGAAATTTCTACAATTAGGATAATCAG GATTCTGACCTCCTCTTATTCAACCGAATCTGCAGATGGACTAACATTTATTATGGCACCCAATAGTAATCCCTCGCCAGCTGACAGCTTTGGTTCCTATCTTGGAATAATGGATCCAGCACAAGATG GTCGCGTTGCTGATCAATTAGCGGTGGAATTTGacacttacaagaatacatTTGATTTGGATGGCAATCATGTATCGATTGACACAAAAAGTGTATTACACCCAATTTATGTTAGGAGTCTCAATGAGACCGGAATTGACctaaaaagtggaaaagacaTCAAGGTCTCAATAATATTGGATGGCAGAGcaaattcaattacaatgtACGTTGGATATGCATCAGAACTAAGACGTGAGCTTTTTCTTGACGTGCCTATTGACATCCCACATACCCTACCAAGCTTCATCTATGTGGGATTCACAGCTTCAACAGGGTATCTCACTGAAAGCCATCAGATTCTCAGCTGGAGCTTATCATCATATCCAATACCCAAGAAATGA